The following coding sequences are from one Streptomyces sp. NBC_01232 window:
- a CDS encoding aldo/keto reductase, which translates to MRYRYLGRTGLQVSELSFGAATLGTPGAFGGLPGANWSQFGVNAGDDAVRLVHACHDAGVNFFDTADVYRDGECEELLGLALKDRRDKAVIATKARFSTDPDDVNAAGSSRHHLVRAVEASLRRLGTDYIDVLYLHGTDPRTSLEETLGALDDLVRAGKLRYIGCSNFPGWQLMKALDISDHRNLTRFAAYQGYYNLGARELEHEIVPAAADQGVGITVWSPLAGGFFTGKYRRGQDISTDFRLAHEGPASIAPLTDREQAYDVVEVLDGIARERGVSIAQVALNWVLSRPAVTSVVFGASRPGQLQDNLGTVEWELTTEERQRLDAASERPAPYPYWHMRAIAGDRNLPGDIQP; encoded by the coding sequence ATGCGTTACCGCTACCTCGGCCGAACCGGCCTCCAGGTCTCCGAGCTGTCCTTCGGGGCGGCCACCCTCGGCACCCCCGGCGCGTTCGGCGGACTGCCCGGTGCGAACTGGTCCCAGTTCGGCGTCAACGCGGGCGACGACGCCGTCCGCCTCGTCCACGCCTGCCACGACGCGGGCGTCAACTTCTTCGACACCGCCGACGTCTACCGGGACGGCGAGTGCGAGGAACTGCTCGGCCTGGCCCTGAAGGACCGCCGGGACAAGGCCGTCATCGCCACCAAGGCCCGCTTCAGCACGGACCCCGACGACGTCAACGCGGCCGGCTCCTCCCGGCACCACCTGGTGCGCGCCGTCGAGGCCAGCCTCCGCCGCCTCGGCACCGACTACATCGACGTGCTCTACCTCCACGGCACCGACCCGCGCACGTCCCTGGAGGAGACCCTCGGGGCCCTCGACGACCTGGTGCGCGCCGGAAAGCTGCGCTACATCGGCTGCTCGAACTTCCCCGGCTGGCAGCTGATGAAGGCGCTCGACATCTCCGACCACCGCAATCTCACCCGTTTCGCCGCCTACCAGGGCTACTACAACCTGGGCGCGCGGGAGCTCGAGCACGAAATCGTGCCCGCCGCAGCCGACCAGGGCGTGGGCATCACCGTCTGGAGCCCGCTGGCCGGCGGCTTCTTCACGGGCAAGTACCGGCGCGGGCAGGACATCTCCACCGACTTCCGCCTGGCGCACGAGGGCCCCGCCTCGATCGCCCCTCTCACCGATCGCGAGCAGGCCTACGACGTCGTGGAAGTGCTCGACGGCATCGCCCGCGAGCGCGGCGTCTCGATCGCCCAGGTCGCCCTCAACTGGGTGCTGAGCCGGCCCGCCGTCACGTCCGTGGTCTTCGGCGCCAGCCGCCCCGGCCAGCTCCAGGACAACCTCGGCACCGTCGAGTGGGAGCTCACCACCGAGGAGCGGCAGCGCCTCGATGCGGCGAGCGAGCGGCCCGCGCCCTACCCGTACTGGCACATGCGCGCCATCGCCGGCGACCGGAACCTGCCCGGAGACATCCAGCCCTGA
- a CDS encoding MFS transporter — MPIAVIALSLSGFAIGVAEFIIAGILPDIGSDLSVSIPTAGLLVSGYALGVVIGAPGLTVLCARTERRSLLIRLMVLFLAGTVLSAVAPTYGLLMAGRVLSALAHGAFFGVAMVVASDLVPEDRKGRAVSMVAAGLTLSTILGVPAGTFIGQHFGWRWAFWMVALFAAMGLAGIISLVPRTPAPEGTGLRAELTVLRRPQVLLVLLTTVLGFGGVMTSYTYIAEMVTQVTGFADDAVTLIMVLFGVGMFVGNLVSGRIADRAPKSAMCGALALLTLVLGAFTFTVHDKAATCVTVFLFGAATFATIAPLQMRIMTKADGAPTLASASNIAAFNLANAAGPLLGGRIISAGLGYPALNWAGALVTLAGLLLAGLGVAAERRERAATSAVASPSGSAAVH; from the coding sequence GTGCCCATTGCCGTCATCGCCCTGTCCCTCAGCGGCTTCGCCATCGGAGTCGCCGAGTTCATCATCGCGGGGATCCTCCCCGACATCGGATCCGACCTCTCCGTCTCCATCCCCACCGCTGGACTGCTGGTGTCCGGGTACGCGCTCGGCGTCGTCATCGGCGCCCCCGGCCTCACCGTCCTGTGTGCCCGCACCGAACGCCGTAGCCTGCTGATCCGGCTCATGGTGCTCTTCCTCGCCGGAACGGTGCTGTCCGCCGTCGCCCCCACCTACGGGCTGCTCATGGCGGGCCGGGTGCTGTCCGCCCTCGCCCACGGCGCGTTCTTCGGCGTCGCGATGGTGGTCGCCTCCGATCTCGTTCCCGAGGACCGCAAGGGCCGCGCCGTGTCGATGGTCGCCGCGGGTCTCACCCTCTCCACCATCCTCGGCGTCCCGGCGGGCACCTTCATCGGCCAGCACTTCGGCTGGCGCTGGGCCTTCTGGATGGTCGCCCTCTTCGCCGCGATGGGCCTGGCGGGCATCATCTCGCTCGTGCCCCGTACCCCGGCGCCCGAGGGCACCGGGCTGCGCGCCGAACTGACCGTACTGCGCCGCCCCCAGGTGCTTCTGGTCCTGCTCACCACCGTGCTCGGCTTCGGCGGCGTCATGACCTCGTACACCTACATCGCCGAAATGGTCACCCAGGTCACCGGTTTCGCCGACGACGCCGTCACGCTGATCATGGTGCTCTTCGGCGTCGGCATGTTCGTCGGCAACCTGGTCAGCGGCCGGATCGCGGACCGCGCCCCCAAGAGCGCCATGTGCGGTGCGCTGGCCCTGCTCACCCTCGTACTCGGCGCGTTCACCTTCACGGTGCACGACAAGGCGGCCACCTGCGTGACCGTCTTCCTCTTCGGCGCGGCCACCTTCGCCACCATCGCCCCGCTCCAGATGCGGATCATGACCAAGGCCGACGGCGCCCCCACCCTCGCCTCGGCGTCGAACATCGCCGCCTTCAACCTCGCCAACGCCGCCGGCCCGCTGCTCGGCGGCAGGATCATCTCGGCCGGCCTCGGCTACCCCGCCCTCAACTGGGCCGGTGCCCTCGTCACCCTCGCCGGACTCCTCCTCGCCGGGCTCGGCGTGGCGGCGGAGCGCAGGGAGCGGGCGGCCACGTCCGCCGTCGCCTCACCGAGCGGCAGCGCAGCCGTGCACTGA
- a CDS encoding AfsA-related hotdog domain-containing protein: MEATVLDAPPGSTTPAYDRTVSRSLVHRWSLSEVFLTDSVATGEGTFTAAAQLPLSHGYFRDHTAGRSFHDPLLVLESCRQAVTHAAHIYEAVPRDTTFMVTSWTLDITEPQALRCGERPGELRMDAEVTERGRRGGRLRRLAFAMDLTLDGHVLGRLTMDTNCTPTDQYHALRRMQRGTAVPTAFTLPAEPDGAPVEPARVRRLDPANSVLDAVHMDPATLTARLSPRTFRNRSMYDHPYDHVPAMVFSEAARQCALLLGPQDTAARVLQLHGRFLKFAELDDEVRLSAVREEDGGRGALRMSAVQQDETVAEVLVALG, from the coding sequence GTGGAAGCAACCGTCCTCGACGCACCCCCCGGCTCCACCACCCCCGCCTACGACCGGACCGTGTCGCGCTCGCTCGTCCACCGCTGGTCCCTGTCCGAGGTGTTCCTCACCGATTCCGTCGCCACCGGCGAGGGCACCTTCACGGCCGCCGCGCAACTGCCCCTCTCCCACGGGTACTTCCGCGACCACACGGCGGGACGTAGCTTCCACGACCCGCTGCTGGTGCTGGAGAGCTGCCGCCAGGCGGTCACCCACGCCGCGCACATCTACGAGGCGGTGCCGCGCGACACCACGTTCATGGTCACGTCCTGGACGCTCGACATCACCGAGCCGCAGGCGCTGCGATGCGGTGAACGGCCCGGGGAACTGCGCATGGACGCGGAGGTCACCGAACGCGGCCGGCGCGGCGGACGGCTGCGCCGGCTGGCCTTCGCCATGGACCTCACGCTCGACGGCCACGTCCTGGGCCGGCTCACCATGGACACCAACTGCACCCCCACCGACCAGTACCACGCCCTGCGCCGCATGCAGCGCGGCACCGCCGTCCCCACGGCGTTCACCCTGCCCGCCGAGCCCGACGGAGCGCCGGTCGAGCCGGCCCGGGTACGCCGGCTGGACCCGGCGAACAGCGTCCTGGACGCCGTACACATGGACCCGGCCACCCTCACCGCCCGGCTCAGCCCCCGCACCTTCCGCAACCGCAGCATGTACGACCACCCCTACGACCACGTCCCGGCCATGGTCTTCAGCGAGGCGGCGCGCCAGTGCGCCCTGCTGCTCGGCCCACAGGACACCGCCGCCCGCGTCCTGCAGCTGCACGGCCGCTTCCTGAAGTTCGCGGAACTGGACGACGAGGTGCGCCTGTCCGCCGTACGCGAGGAGGACGGCGGCCGGGGGGCCCTGCGGATGAGCGCCGTCCAGCAGGACGAAACAGTGGCCGAAGTACTCGTGGCACTGGGCTGA